AGAAAGTTTCTTCTCTGGAAACCAAATTCCGGATAAAGCTCTGCTGCCTGTCCTTCTACTTTGAACTGGATAACAGAAATTGCCTTGTGCATTTTCATATTCAGTTCCATCTCCTGTGGTTTGCAGTTGTCCTGCCCTTTTAATAAAAAGCATTCACAGGGATCTTTTGCATACTGTTTCCACGCGAAAGTTGCAAGTGGAAGCAGATTGATCCCATATCCATCCTCCAGAATATCCAGATTCCCATAGCGGGCACAGATACGGATTACATTCGCAATACAGCATTTCTGCCCCGCTGCCGCTCCCATCCACAGGATATCATGATTCCCCCACTGGATGTCCACCGAATGATACTCCATCAGCTTGTCCATGATCAGATGCGGTCCCGGACCTCTGTCGTAAATATCACCGACAATATGCAGGTGATCCACAACCAGACGCTGGATCAGTTCACACAAGGCTACAATAAATTCCTCCGCTCTTCCGATCTGGATAATTGTACTGATGATCGAATTATAATATGATTCCTTATCTGTCATTCCTGACTTTTCTGTGATCAGTTCCTCGATCACATATGCAAAATCCTTCGGGAGTGCTTTTCTGACCTTCGATCTGGTATATTTGCTCGCCGAACGTTTTGCTACCTCGATCAGACGGTACAGCATGATCTTGTACCAGTCATCCATATTCTGTTCTTCTTCCCGGATCCGCTCCATCTTCTCCCGTGGATAGTAGATCAAGGTTGCCAGTGTCTGCTTGTCCCGGCTGCTCATTGTGTTTGCAAATACATCATCGACCTTGCGCTTTACCGAACCCGATCCGTTCTTCAGCACATGTGCAAACGCTTCATATTCTCCGTGAATATCCGTCAGAAAATGTTCCGTTCCTTTTGGAAGATTCACGATTGCCTGTAAGTTAATAATTTCTGTGGACGCAGCTGCGATTGATGGAAATAATTCCGACAGCCCTTCCAGATATTTCTCCTCTAATGCTTTCATAACTTCCTCCCTCTTGTATAAAAGCTTTTTCTGCTTACAGTCCGATCACATCACTCATATCGTACATTCCTGCCGGTTTTCCAGCCAGGAATTTGGCAGCTTCAACTGCACCTTTTCCAAAAATTGCTTTTGAATATGCAGTGTGGTGGAATTCGATCACTTCATCTGCCCCCGCAAAGATGACGTCATGCTGTCCAACGATCGTACCTCCACGTACTGCAACGATCCCGATTTCGTTTTTCTCACGTTTTTTTCGTTCATGGCTGCGGTCATAATTGTATACATACTGGTCAGCCATCGCTTCATTAATCGAATCTGCAAGTGCGATCGCTGTTCCACTTGGAGCATCAACTTTCTGATTATGATGTTTTTCTACAATTTCAATATCAAAGCCTGCCGGAGCAAGAACCTTTGCTGCATCCTTTAAAAGCTTCATCAGAAGATTGACTCCCAGTGACATATTTGCAGAACGGAGAACCGCAACTTTTTCTCCTGCTTCTTTCACCTTTGCAAGCTGTTCCTCAGAAAGTCCTGTTGTGCAAAGAACAACCGGAAGAGTTTTCTCCACACATACATCCAGGAGCTCATCAACTGCTGCTGCGTTTGAGAAATCAATCACAACATCTGCCTGCACATCACACTCTGCAAGGCTTGTAAATACCGGGTACGGATTCTCGATTCCGGTGAATTTATCAATACCTGCCACGATCTCGATCACATCATCCTCCTTTACAAGTCCCGAGATCACCTGTCCCATTTTTCCGTTACATCCATGCATAATTGCCTTAACCATTTTGTATTCCTCCTTGTTATCTCCATTTTCTTGTGTATCTTTTCACAAATTCCTGTATAGCACAAAAGGAACTGATGGATACTCCAGTCAGTCCCTTTTCTCTATAATCTGACCCTTTATTATGCCAGTTTAATTCCAAATGCTTCCAGTTCTTTTGCAAGCTGTGCTGTATGTGCTTCTGTCATCTCTGTCAAAGGCATACGCAAAGGACCTGCCTGCCATCCCATCAGATTTAAAGCCTTTTTAACCGGAATCGGATTCACTTCACAGAATAACTTCTCGATCAGCGGAATCGCATCCAGCTGCATCTTACAGCTTCCCTTGACATCTCCTTCAAAGAACTTTGCACAGATGTCATGTGTATACTGCGGAGCCACGTTCGCAAGAACTGAGATGACACCCTTTCCTCCAACAGAAAGGAGCGGTACGATCTGGTCATCATTGCCTGAATACAGATCGATCTTGCCATCTGTCAGCTGCATGATCTTTGAAATCTGGGAAATATTGCCTGATGCTTCTTTTACCGCAACAATATTCTCTATATTTTTATGTAAAGCTGCAACTGTCTCCGGAGCAATATTCACACCGGTACGGCTCGCCACACTGTAAAGGATAATTGGTGCTTTTGCTTCTTTTGCAACAGCGGTATAATGTGCGATCAGTCCGTCCTGTGTACATTTGTTATAATATGGTGTTACAAGCAGCAGTCCGTCTGCACCGTCTTCTACTGCCTCTTTTGACATCTGGATCGTTGTGTAGGTACTGTTGGAACCGGTACCTGCGATCACCGGGATTCTTCCCTTGACACGCTCGATCGCAAATTTGATGCATTCCATGTGCTCTTCTTCTGATAAAGTAGAGGATTCACCTGTTGTTCCGCAGATGATAATACTGTCGGTCCCATGTGTACAATGGTAGTCCAGCATTTCATCCAGTTTGTCATAATTTATACTCTCGTCCTCATGAAACGGCGTTACAAGTGCCACTCCTGATCCTGTAAATATAGCCATAATATTCCTCCTGACATGTTGCTTTATGATACTAAACGATCAAATCAAGTTTAGCATTAAATGCAGGCACTGTCAATCAGAGTCTTTTCCAGTTTACTGACCGAAACTTCATAAGCAACCCTCTTTTCTGTCTCGGTATCTGAAATCCGTTTTACATATTCCCTGCTCTGGATCCTTCCCAGAAGCTGTACATGCTCTCCCACTTCAAAGCCGGAGGCATATCTTGCATTTCTCCCCCAGCAGATACATGGAATGTAATCCGATTTTCCATATGGGCGGTTAACCGCAAGC
The sequence above is drawn from the Coprococcus comes ATCC 27758 genome and encodes:
- a CDS encoding fructose-1,6-bisphosphatase, producing MKALEEKYLEGLSELFPSIAAASTEIINLQAIVNLPKGTEHFLTDIHGEYEAFAHVLKNGSGSVKRKVDDVFANTMSSRDKQTLATLIYYPREKMERIREEEQNMDDWYKIMLYRLIEVAKRSASKYTRSKVRKALPKDFAYVIEELITEKSGMTDKESYYNSIISTIIQIGRAEEFIVALCELIQRLVVDHLHIVGDIYDRGPGPHLIMDKLMEYHSVDIQWGNHDILWMGAAAGQKCCIANVIRICARYGNLDILEDGYGINLLPLATFAWKQYAKDPCECFLLKGQDNCKPQEMELNMKMHKAISVIQFKVEGQAAELYPEFGFQRRNFLDKINYEEGTITIGGKIYQLLDDYFPTIDPKNPYQLSAEEEEIMNRLVKAFQSCEKLQRHMRFLLNKGSLYKIYNSNLLYHGCVPLNDDGSLRKVKIYGKSYQGRTLYDVMESYVRKGFFAVDPDEKKKGRDLMWYIWQGANSPLFGKDKMATFERYFLAEKELWKEKKNAYYLLLEDENVMNGILDEFGLDREISHIINGHVPVKTKNGENPVKCGGKVLVIDGGFSKAYQKETGIAGYTLIYNSYGLILAAHDPFESTEAAIEKERDIHSDSVIVKRTLERKTVGDTDVGKVLKERIADLEALLDAYRSGQIIEKI
- the dapB gene encoding 4-hydroxy-tetrahydrodipicolinate reductase, giving the protein MVKAIMHGCNGKMGQVISGLVKEDDVIEIVAGIDKFTGIENPYPVFTSLAECDVQADVVIDFSNAAAVDELLDVCVEKTLPVVLCTTGLSEEQLAKVKEAGEKVAVLRSANMSLGVNLLMKLLKDAAKVLAPAGFDIEIVEKHHNQKVDAPSGTAIALADSINEAMADQYVYNYDRSHERKKREKNEIGIVAVRGGTIVGQHDVIFAGADEVIEFHHTAYSKAIFGKGAVEAAKFLAGKPAGMYDMSDVIGL
- the dapA gene encoding 4-hydroxy-tetrahydrodipicolinate synthase, whose amino-acid sequence is MAIFTGSGVALVTPFHEDESINYDKLDEMLDYHCTHGTDSIIICGTTGESSTLSEEEHMECIKFAIERVKGRIPVIAGTGSNSTYTTIQMSKEAVEDGADGLLLVTPYYNKCTQDGLIAHYTAVAKEAKAPIILYSVASRTGVNIAPETVAALHKNIENIVAVKEASGNISQISKIMQLTDGKIDLYSGNDDQIVPLLSVGGKGVISVLANVAPQYTHDICAKFFEGDVKGSCKMQLDAIPLIEKLFCEVNPIPVKKALNLMGWQAGPLRMPLTEMTEAHTAQLAKELEAFGIKLA